The Vibrio tarriae genome includes the window GTGGAGGTCGTCCAACCAATATCAAATAAACCTTAAGAGAGTGAGTTTAATAGGGTTTGATATTTTTGCTCTAACGCTGAATTTCCAGCGCGTTTTTCTAATTCAATCAGTAGTTTGAGTGAGGCTTTTTGATAGCCATAACGCTGATTCAGATCCATTAAACGTAAGCGAGCGGGTGTGTAGTCGCCTGCCTCAATCTCCATTTTAGTCAGCTGTAAAATGGACAGCAGGCGATTTGGATCGTGATCGATAGCACGTTTGAAGTATTCACGAGCATTGTCGGTTTTCCCTGCTTTGAGAGCACACAATCCGGCGTTCTCGTAACTGGCAGAAATTAAGTAGTAATAGGGTTGATCGACGGCGCGGAGGAAGTACTTGTCGGCGGTGTCGTACTCGCCTTGCTTACACAAAAAGGTACCGAAATTATTCAGCACATTACCGTTTTTCGGGTGTTCGCTTAATGCGGTGCGATACATTTTCCGCGCAGAATCATTCTCTCCAACAGCCTCATAGTAGTGCGCCATCGAAAGTTGTGAGCGGTAATAATCCGGCGCATGTTGTAGTGCTTTTTCTAAATTTTCCCGTGCTTTGATCATGCTGCCATTTTCTAAATAGCCTAAACCAAGGGCAATGCGAGCCTCTGCCATCTCAGTTGGGTCACTCTGTGCGGCGTTACCAGCCGTTTCAGTGACGGTGACGCAGCCAGCTAAGGCGATTACGAGTCCTAATCCAAACACTCTTTTCATACATACCTCCAGTTAACGCACCAATGATAGGCAATTCAATTTGAAGGCCGAGCGGCGAGGGTGAAGTCTGCGAGTCAGTTGGCAAATCTATTTATGTAAGGCAGAAGCTTAAAGCCGGAAAGCGCGGGCAAAAGGATAAAAAAGGCCGCACATGGCGGCCGAGAAGGATTATTCGTCTTTAGTGAAGTTGGCTTCGCTGAATTTTTCCAAATCGTACGGTGTTTGTTGATAAACACAATAGTTAAGCCAGTTGGCAAACAGCAAGTGCCCGTGGCTACGCCAACTGGCGCAGGGCTTATTATCTGGGTTGTCGTTTGGATAATAGTTCACGGGAATGGCAGGACTGAGCCCTTCACCTAAATCGCGTACATATTCGCTATGTAGGGTAAAGGCATCGTATTCTGGGTGTCCGGTCACAAAGACATTACGCTTGTCTTTGGTTGCCGCGAGGTACACACCGGCCACATCCGAGGTCGCCAGAATATCGAGATCGGTATGTTCAGCCAAAAAGTCAGCTTCAAAGTCGGCATAGCGGGAGTGTGGTGCTAAAAAGCGATCATCAAACCCACGCAGCAAAGGGTGAAACGGCTTATGGATGTCGTGGTAATACACGCCAGACAATTTCTCTTCACGCGTGCGTTTTGGTAAGTTGTACAGCAGCTTCAGCCCAGCTTGCGCCGCCCAGCAGATGTACAGGGTGGAAGTCACATGTGCTTTGGCCCATGTCATGATGTTTTGTAAATGTTCCCAATAGGCAACATCTTCAAACTGCACTAACCCAAGTGGCGCACCCGTGATGATTAACCCATCAAAGTTGCGGTTTTTGACCAGCTCAAATTGGCGATAGAAGGTGTTGAGATGCTCTTCAGGGGTGTTTTTACTTGGGCGATCATCGATGCGCAGCAGCTCAATATCCACCTGTAAGGGGGAATTAGAGAGTAGGCGCAAAAACTGAGTTTCCGTCTCAATTTTTTTAGGCATTAAGTTTAACAATAGCACCTTGAGTGGTCGTATTTCCTGCGTCGAAGCACGCGATTCGGACATAACGAAGATGTTTTCATTACGTAGCACATCACTCGCCGGTAATTGGTCGGGGATTCTAATCGGCACAGCTTTCTCCCTAAGCATTGATTTGGACGTCTAAACATCCAGACTTATAACTCAACCGAAAATTATTGTCGATAGCAAAATGCAGCCAAGCTTAATCTAAGTTAGTATTTCTCGGCTCAAT containing:
- the metA gene encoding homoserine O-acetyltransferase MetA, whose translation is MPIRIPDQLPASDVLRNENIFVMSESRASTQEIRPLKVLLLNLMPKKIETETQFLRLLSNSPLQVDIELLRIDDRPSKNTPEEHLNTFYRQFELVKNRNFDGLIITGAPLGLVQFEDVAYWEHLQNIMTWAKAHVTSTLYICWAAQAGLKLLYNLPKRTREEKLSGVYYHDIHKPFHPLLRGFDDRFLAPHSRYADFEADFLAEHTDLDILATSDVAGVYLAATKDKRNVFVTGHPEYDAFTLHSEYVRDLGEGLSPAIPVNYYPNDNPDNKPCASWRSHGHLLFANWLNYCVYQQTPYDLEKFSEANFTKDE
- the pilW gene encoding type IV pilus biogenesis/stability protein PilW, whose amino-acid sequence is MKRVFGLGLVIALAGCVTVTETAGNAAQSDPTEMAEARIALGLGYLENGSMIKARENLEKALQHAPDYYRSQLSMAHYYEAVGENDSARKMYRTALSEHPKNGNVLNNFGTFLCKQGEYDTADKYFLRAVDQPYYYLISASYENAGLCALKAGKTDNAREYFKRAIDHDPNRLLSILQLTKMEIEAGDYTPARLRLMDLNQRYGYQKASLKLLIELEKRAGNSALEQKYQTLLNSLS